From a single Nothobranchius furzeri strain GRZ-AD chromosome 7, NfurGRZ-RIMD1, whole genome shotgun sequence genomic region:
- the myd88 gene encoding myeloid differentiation primary response protein MyD88, which yields MSGTTSELDLEVPLIALNVSVRKKLGLYLNIKHTVAADWMDVAQAMGFDYLEIQNYETCENPTKAVLKDWAARKEATVAKLLSILDEKDRKDILEDLRPQIVEDVRKYKENLEKKSEPPVQVPEVDSCVPKTPERVGITVEDDPEGAPEMFDAFICYCQSDFQFVHEMIRELEQTQYKLKLCVFDRDVLPGSCVWTITSELIERRCKRMVVVISDEYLESDACDFQTKFALSLCPGARSKRLIPVIYKPMSKQFPSILRFLTVCDYTRPCTQAWFWVRLAKALSLP from the exons ATGTCCGGTACCACGTCGGAGCTCGACCTGGAGGTTCCTCTGATCGCGCTGAACGTTAGCGTGAGGAAAAAGTTAGGACTTTATCTGAACATCAAACACACGGTGGCTGCCGACTGGATGGATGTTGCACAAGCGATGGGTTTCGACTATCTGGAGATTCAGAACTACGAGACGTGCGAGAATCCGACCAAAGCTGTGCTGAAAGACTGGGCGGCTCGAAAAGAAGCCACGGTTGCAAAGTTGTTGTCCATCCTCGATGAAAAAGACCGAAAAGACATTTTGGAAGATCTCCGACCTCAGATAG TTGAGGATGTCAGGAAGTACAAGGAAAACCTGGAGAAGAAGAGCGAGCCCCCTGTCCAAGTTCCTGAGGTGGACAGCTGTGTCCCTAAAACCCCAGAGAGGGTCGGCATTACCGTGGAGGACGATCCAGAAG GCGCTCCTGAGATGTTCGACGCCTTCATCTGCTACTGCCAGAGCGACTTCCAGTTTGTCCACGAGATGATCCGGGAGCTGGAGCAGACGCAGTATAAGCTGAAGCTGTGTGTGTTTGACAGAGACGTCCTGCCCGGCTCGTGTGTTTGGACCATCACCAGTGAGCTCATAGAGAGGAG GTGTAAGAGAATGGTGGTGGTGATTTCTGATGAATACCTTGAGAGCGACGCCTGCGACTTTCAAACCAAGTTTGCCCTCAGCCTCTGCCCCG GAGCTCGAAGCAAACGTCTCATTCCAGTCATCTACAAGCCGATGTCCAAACAATTCCCCAGCATCCTGCGCTTCCTGACAGTGTGTGATTATACCCGACCCTGCACACAGGCCTGGTTTTGGGTTCGGCTCGCCAAAGCTCTCTCGCTGCCATAA